The Epinephelus lanceolatus isolate andai-2023 chromosome 17, ASM4190304v1, whole genome shotgun sequence region CTCTGTCAGcgcaaaacaaacattctgatGATTTATCAAGACTGTTTACACTGATTCACTATTACATGGTAATGGTCTtatctgtttctttgtctttggaCAATAATTTGTAGGCTTAAGGGCAACACACACTGGTGTCAGATGATGAGCATCAGCACATCCTGCAGTATTATTTGATATGAGCCCACAAACCAGAGGGCTGCACCACGAAGCCAGTTCAACAGAACCAGTCTCTCTTTGTCTGAGCTGACTCAACAAACCCTAAAGTCTCAGTCAGAGATAACAGACACCATAAAGGTGGTTGTCAACTGTTTGTTAACTCAGGCTTTCTTCTTCAGGCTTTGCACGTTTACATAAAACAAGTCAAATGATGCGTTCAGTGCATCAACTGACCTTTAAAATTGATCGATCACGTGCCGCCTACTTCCACCTTTGAGGAatcttgaaaaataaaaagcaacacTGTGGCTTCAGTTACAGCCAGAGAGGAGTGTTtgaattaatattaatatagcccctctcctcgcccttaaatgcgatacgcgaaggcgtaatgagagtttactcaattcgccatggcagaagagagcagcagcgtcagacagccaaactcctcccaggaggaaacttatgttttggtccgggaggtctgctcgcagtgtccgaatatacggaactgcgagcagacctccacgggctgatgatgcaatgGTAGCCTGgtaggaggtcaccacaattgtaagataatgttgcgtttctcttgtgcacacgcgctctctctctttctctctggcagtctcactctgtttcttttcttttgacttttctaagatgacagatgctgaatatatactccctatctgatgctgtggcatcagatagggagtatatatgtGTTAATCAAGTATATATGTGTTAATCAATCATCATtatgcgtgccaaacggtgccaatctcctttgatctgacatcagatgtgacgggacagtcgatatagagatacatttatgtgctgattgcagatagttgcattgaatagtggttttgtggctatttattgcattgttaatgtgcctgatattctggaaacctgcctgtgaggttttggtgacgtgtgagcactgtccgccggtcagccaaacttcggcttacaccggctgtgctgcgctccgcctgcactgacagtaaacctggtttcagatggcaagcttttagcgcaccttcggcgaagccttttggcacaaaactgtcactgcgccaagctggatctgtcgacacctccccctgctgcgccgccacacccatctcagagCACCTCGGTCTGCAAatctaccaaactgagcgcgcctcaggttgcgctgctcgaaactagctctgcgcggggttcgccaccttgcgccaccctgcgctgcgccgggaaactagagcccataatGTTTTCCCTCAGCTAACAATCTGCATCGCTCATATATTCACATCGATTATAGAGTGATGCTTCTCAAAGGAGCAGTGAAAGGTGCTTTTTAGCTGATTTGAAGCCGAAACTCGGAGCATAAACTTGTCCCAAGCAGGTTAGGTTTGTAGCACAGTTGACCATGGCAATCTAGCCAGGTCAAAAGAGCCACCTTTGTAGTACGGAAAACCCAACTCAACATGTCTGGCTAAGTCACTGATCTTGCTTCATGGTACAGCCCTCTGCAGGTTGATGAACATGCTGATGAATCctgacctgagagtttccagtgtacagtgtgaactcttcagtccatcagacagaaggttcactcctgaatccttcaggtcgttgttactcaggtccagctctctcagatgggaggggttggagctcagagctgaggccagagaaacacagccttcctctgtgatcagacagcctgacagactgcaaacacacaagacAACACACATGTCACATAATCTGAGGGTGGGTACCACAGTACTGCCATACTGTCGCCTACTGTAGGATTACATCAACATTATTACTGACTTTTTTCTAGTCACAACCAAACACCCACTAATGTCCACCAACTATCTGACAACATCACTGATTCCTCTCTGATATTTCAAGTTCCaacaacagggaaaaaaacaatataaaacatgttgatggaaagagactgaaacacaaaacacaactggtttgAAATTAGATCAGCAGAGACAATCCTGTGATGGTCATGAGTTTATCGACTAATGTAAATCAGGATCTAAGTGGCCATCAGTTGAACATGTTGATGAATCctgacctgagagtttccagtgtacagtgtgaactcttcagtccatcagacagaaggttcactcctgaatcctttAGGTcgttgttactcaggtccaggtgtctcagactggaggactgggagctgagaactgaggacagagcttcacagcttctctctgagaggTTACAACCACTCAGTCTGAAGAGACaatataataaagaaaaagatagTAAGTTGAAAAGCCAACAGAGCATTTAAGTTAGGATATATGAATCCAGCTGTCTCTGTACTTACAGAGCTTTGTTGGAGGCTTTGACcactggcagcagcctcagaagAGCCTCCTCTGAAGCAGAGTATTTCTTCAGGTCAAACACGTCCAGATCTTCTTCTGATGACAGTAAGATGAAGACCAGAGCTGACCACTGAGCAGGAGAAAGATTATCTGTGGAGAGACGTCCTGAACTCAGGGACTGTTGGATCTCCTCCACTAGAGAACgatcattcagttcattcagacAGTGGAACAGATTGATGCTTCTCTCTGCAGACAGATCCTCGTTGATCTTCTTCTTGATGTAATGGACTGTTTCCTGATTGGTCTGTGagctacttcctgtctgtgtcagcAGACCTCGTAGGTGTTTCTGATTGGTCTGCAGTGAAAGACCCAGGAGGAACCGGAGGAACAAGTCCAGGTGTCCATTTGGACTCTGTAAGGCCTTGTCCACAGCACTCTGGTGGAGATACTTCAgattctgtttgtctctgagaaCATTATACCACCGGggtgttgtttgttgttctgcCATCAGATTGACTCCAGACTTGATGAAGGTCAGATGGACATGAAGAGCAGCCAGAAACTCCTGAACACTCAGATGGACGAAGCAGAACACCTTGTCctggtacagtcctctctcctctttaaagatctgtgtgaacactcctgAGTACACTGAGGCTGCTCTGATATCGATGCCACACTCTGTCAGGTCTGATTCATAGAAGATCAGGTTGCCTTTCTGCAGCTGATCAAAAGCCAGTTTTCCCAGAGACTCAATCATCTTCCTGCTCTCTGGACTCCAGTGTGGATctgtctcagctcctccatcatacTTGATGTTCTTCACTTTGGTCTGAACCACCAGGAAGTGGATGTACATCTCAGTCAGGGTCTTGGGcagctctcctccctctctggtcttcatcacatcctccagaactgtagcagtgatccagcagaagactgggatGTGGCACATGATGTGGAGGCTTCGTGATGTCTTGATGTGAGAGATGATTCTGTTggcctgctcctcatctctgaatctcttcctgaagtactcctccttctgtgggtcagtgaaccctctgacctctgtcaccACGTCAACACACCCAGgagggatctgattggctgctgcaggtcgtgtggttatccagaggcgagcagagggaagcagtttgcccctgatgaGGTTTGTCAGCAGCACATCCACTGAGGTGGACTCTGTAACATCAGTCAGGATCTCATTGTTGTGGAAGTCCAGAGGAAGTCGACACTCATCCAGACCGTCAAAGATGAACACAACCTGGAACTCTTCAAACCTGCAGATTCCTGCTTCCTTGGTTTCAgtaaagaagtgatgaacaagttccaccaagctgtactttttctctttcagcacattCAGCTCTCTGAAAGTGAATGGAAATGTCAACTGTATGTCCTGGTTGGCTTTGTCTTCAGCCCAGTCCAGAGTGAACTTCTGTGTTAAGACTGTTTTCCCAATGCCAGCCACTCCCTTTGTCAtcactgttctgattggttcatcTCTTCCAGGTGAGGCTTTAAAGATGTCTTCTTGCCTGATTGTTGTTTCTGGTCTGTGTGGTTTCCTGGGTGCTGTTTCAATCTGTCTGACCTCATGTTCATCATTGACCTCTGcagtccctccctctgtgatgtagagctctgtgtagATCTGATTCAGAAGGGTTGGGTTTCCTGCTTTAGCAatcccctcaaacacacactggaacttCTTCTGCAGGTTAGATTTGAGTTTACACCTATAAACTGGAACAAGACTTCCTGAAtgaacacaacaaagaacaTCAGTAAGACAAAGAAACTATTTCAACATGTCATTTCCTCAAAGAATGAGTGTATGAATATATTTTGGTCTGTCTCTTGAGACGTTAGTAAATGTCCCGTTTACGGGGGCgtcgtttcagcaaaagctaaggtatggcaatatgacatgatgtcacagagctactgatgatggagtttcaaaaatatgaacttttataaaacttcactttggtctttgacctgtcagaagtacatactatgctattgaaaactgtttcaaaggacatgaaaatgtttctcacattcataatacctcatgtctgcatgtaatgcacgacttggtgagagcagtgaaaacatcggacctatttcggcgcatatttcagcaccgtggacagcgagcggacgtttaattatcattagtcatgtgtttaacttcacagaaaataaagaaaataaattaattacaagctcatttctagaagataaccaaggggtccgctgtatgaaacacaataaaacaaaggccaatttggtacaacactgtataggcgaatttattggagtgtctccagagaccgaaaatacaagcttaacatgccgacatgaagaaaaaaaaccccacatacaatcagacaggcttcaagacatcatttagacaggctgtccccagcagcagagcaaaatgcttttacaacacatagATACCTACTTTTCAGTAGCCCGggcgtttatttcacaaaatcgatGCACCAGGCCGTTATTTGtttacagttcctgtccagtatgtttttggtgcaaaaatactgtataatgtaggCGTCAGttcgtgtacaaaaatctcttaacatttagagtgggtcatttttttcgtgtacacgtgtacacgggtttcaccgctgggtggtgctattgcattataccagtaaagccccagttatccgaatatcaaccgaacgggccatttaaccaacagttacaggccgccacaccgaaatatcgccatcccgaattctggtccctgagtcctgacagtaagctatggcgagcctgtagagGCTGTATTCCgcatgtcagcgattttcaTCGGGGACACAcgtgagtaattcaggctgacattacctgtttttcagcgaactcttctggtaattttattaaaaggcatggcatataggtccacagtaacttattattattattattattattattattattattattattcttgggtcttataagagtgggctacaatgagtaccgggccatcaaatcacagcatccgcggtgagaggacacggaattgtgtgcgcttttacgcacgcgggtCTAGGTaatcacggatatttgatgtgggaaagatgtagccagatgtattacctgttttagatacgtggctgtctgtctgtccgtccgtccttCTGTCCGTAGTACgagtcatgtgcaccacttcaccaccgacccaaAACGacgcaaaatggggtcaaacccccggCGGGCGGCTATTTGCCACCAGGcaactatttggaaatatacggtaactcacataactcataactcGCGGAGGAGCGAAGCggcgaacaatttgattcaataacactcgtattcactaACACTCGTACTGATGAGCATGttattgacctatttaagtgcaatacaatgaaaacaaccagccagtgcgcctcgagtaagatgactacagaacctctctcttttttttctcccgattccaaggtatggcagctgccatacctcgccACACCTAAATGACGCCTCTGCCCGTTTATCCATCATGTTAAATCTTTATAGAAATCCTCTTACTGCTCTGCAGACagtcagccagctcctcctgcttcaTTCTCCTCAGGAAGTTCAGTGTGATCTTCACAaatgcctctctgctgctgctcctcctctgctcttcctcctcaccatccaacacctcctcatcctccctctGACTCTCTGAGCATTCTGGGTAATCTGAACTCAGAACCTTCTGGATCTTCTTCAGCTCGTTCTTCACAAAAGTGACGAtgttctcctccagcagctggaaCAGAATATTATATGAATGACACAATCAAACATCAGATCCATGTTGGACACACTGACAATCCACTGGTGTAAAAAGTGCAGCATGGAGATGATTGTGAACAGAATAGATGTTTAAGTAGTTGTTGTACATGTACAGACCATAAATATGgagtccaggtgtgtttgatgctgctgGGCAGACTGACCACTGGGAACCTCTGAGCTCTCCAGGTCCACTCTGTGGAGGAATCATCAACAATGAGCTCACATGATGTTTGCACCAGGAGACTGTAGAACTTatatgatttacaaaaacacacacagaccagttAGTTAAAGACGTGTTCTGTCATGATTGATTAGAATGAAAACCAGATATAAACAACACTGTAAATCATGGACACCTGATTCTGTGTCTCATGACTGAGGATCAGAACAGTTAGTTCATCTGTTTCAATCAAAAGTTTTATTTACTTACAGCAGGTCAGAAGAAGGGAGTCCATCTTTGAAGTCAAACCAATAATCTTTTGACCGATCACTCTTcatggacacacagctgggtacaggggacttttctctctgctgctggaaactgatagaaacactgaaattaaccGAACATACAACATTTCTGTCTCTGATTTCACTGGTTTTATTTGGCAGTGAAAGTTATTTATAACAGTTAAagacttagacttagacttTTATTTGTCCCAGAGCGAaattcatttccattaattgtacATTTACAGAGATAGACGAATATCACAGGCacagacatcacaaaacatcCCATGTTCATTCACAGAGGTGGACACTTTGAGTTAACAGGATATTTTGCTCAGCACAGCTATGGCTGCTGGGATCAGGCTCGTGCGAGTCGAGCTCGTGCTTTTGAAACACGTCTTGTTAATAATGCTTATTTAACCAACATTACAATGGGATACAATAACTAAACAACTAGAGTCACAGCTGATGCGATACTTGTTTGTATTTGGTGTGTGATTGTTTAAGCAGTGTGTTGTTAGTCTGATGTGTTCAGACTTTACACTGTTAACCTGCCACATCACTTCAAACTGAGGTTTGGTTTAGGCCACAGCACACCTGAGGAGACCTCCTCAACTAGTCCCCAGTGCTCTGCAGAGTTAGGGTTAGGTCCAGAAAGAGAACTTAAATATCAGCAGTAGAAGACCAGTTATACTGGGAAGCTgactatggggtgccgtttgtaaagtggctcacgctgaaaataacataaacattttgccacatttagcttcaaacaatgtttaaaaaagtattgtgatttttttaatgtcacctcttaccacatttacagcaatatttgttaacttagaaatatattaaatagttaaatctaaattttaaatgtggcacctaaatgttaaatctaaatattaaatctaaatctaaatgctaaatgctaaatgctaaatctaaatgttaaatgttaaatctaaatgttctgggtgaaactaaatatttagctaatatgcaaattcacactgccggtcactggaagtaccaaaataaaagctcgagatggtcagactgtgtttatagaatcaaataactaattaaaaccaacttatcgggagAAATGAACACTttaacatacattagcgtgataataactacctaaaataacaagaaacatgtttggagaaattttatttgacgtgtactttgagttgttagtgtcccttcggagggaatcgccttgttgttaacaaatacttgtcacatttttcacgtcactgtatcaccgtttagactaatctgatgtttataaagtctataaacacagtgattgaacaaacattactatttctgtgtgcaggtTTTGTAAATAATAACCTGGTcatcgtagattagcggggctgtcagccccgttagcggtgtctgtaatgactcaaaaaaaaaaaaaaatttccagtGGATGttgttggactaagagtctcatcctactctccaatgtgctatgtgtgagctcagttctgcgtgttctttaatgaagcaataggagaagatattcggtctcagttaatgtagtttattaagcagtaaaggaataaaattacagagctctgggtctcaacttcacgtccctgacgaacaacaaaggtgtgtcagttcacgaagtctgacctcctgtcctttccctgacccagtatatttgagcgtaacagagtgtcattgtgcacgcaaggcgttgtcctcttctcactggcagttccacttcctccttcaccacaccacgcccctgcctcgtgttaatctgactccttcccgctggcagtgggggcgtggttcctgttttgaaagacaagagaacaacacaactccctacacgtgctgtaccttactatctgtatatcactttctattctttttaccatatatgaaactaattatctaagcattgcggtatgtgctcctcagacttcatgtctcttcctctcctgtacttctccacttctgcaaagcaaacacattcagatcagctgaaatcatctcagtattctcattgttcacacatctaaaacttatatagtgaaacacaacttatagtaaaacacataaaatcattctattcccaacaatgttttagttacaacatgattgagctaccaagcagttttgtgttgcaatgtgtggtatttattcagttttgggaaatcacaatgtctataaagcatcagtggctgcagcagcagcaaagctaacatcaggacgtgatctgttaaaagcctcccgttgtcggatatgacatgaaactactccagttagctcaatcatgtaaCTAaaacatccgctggaaaaaaaaaaattttcacggaccgtttagagataatgagtcattacagaccaTGGACCACGGAACGCATCTGAACAAGGGGAGGGGGGGCCATAATTTCAAGTCAcgtggagggggtggggggggtatatgcattgaaacagacaatattactgatgtattaaataacgttgcggagcactttttttattctgacgccacacagtcacatctacagtacacgCATGAACACGAACACATGCTTGCTCAAATAAACCCCTCTGATCCCactctaacattcacacacaacaggccaagcctatttacacataaacgcacagatgaaactatagcaaacaacaaagtacatccagtccacaaccacaaccaaaactcatcttgctgccttgaatctaaatcaacatcatattcattatcatcacaagtcagcactcatatcagactgatgtgcagagccgcacacacacacacacacacacacacacacccaacaacaaaacaagcgcaGCTGTGCAGttactgaaaagtaaccagaacgctgaatttctgaccattaccgcccgcaaccgcaatgtgtatgtccactcctgcccgctcccgcaaaactctgagaatttatgcccgcacaataatagagatgcattgattttgtgtcttctcccatcctgcaggagaaaacacatAATTTTATAGGCTactaataaagagattcatggggttgtttgtttcgtttccctggcctgcatgtcttttgatgcactggtcaggaataacgctcctatttcgttgttttcatttagtttttaatgaaataaaggctgtttcatattctattctcctcctctgtatttatttatttttctacctttatataatcatgcagtgattgaggttaaggcaagcctggcgccaggatgaagttactgaggaGGCGGTTAAAAATTACAAGGGagcaaatctttattatgcaacatatagtttcacacagtgagttataaagagcgcGCAGACGTgtgtaatagtcgcgcgtaatgacagctagtcgccggtgaaacacaataaactgcacgtcttctttcatgtttgtctcatgacagatggcgctgacagacagacagacagacagacaggtggagcaagcggcaaattggtatgaaagctggttcagggcatattcatccatttatgaataaatatggagtggaaacgctcatgcatgtgcaccaagttcCTATGTTGACATCCTGTCacctgttcttcttcttcttcttcttcttcttcttcgacTGTTTAATGGGGACCGGCGGGACCCggcgggacccaatcccaatgcagccctctatgtCAGAGTACAAAAGTTACCCGGGCCATGGCCCCCCTGGCCCCCCCGGTTCCGCGGTCTAtgttacagacaccgctaacggggctaacagctaacggttagctaGTTAATttcaaaacgtgcacacagaaatagtaatgtttgttcagtcattgtgtttatagactttacaaacaccagattagtctaaatggtgatataGTAACATGAAAAGtgtgagatattcatataagttatatgtagctaaactccgctggttttctacccggaagtatttgttaacaacaattgtgattccctccgaagggacactaacaactcaaagtacacaccaaataaaatttctccagacatgttttttgttattttaggtagttattatcacgctaatgtatgttcaagtgttcatttcccccgataagttagttttaattcgttatttgattctataaacacagtctgaccatctcgagcttttattttggtacttccggtgaccggcagtgtgaatttgcatattagctaaatatttagtttcacccagaacatttagatttaacatttaacatttagatttagatttagcatttagatttagatttagcatttagatttaacatttagatttagatttagcatttagattgaacatttaacatttaggtgccacgtttaatatttagatttaactatttgagatatttctaagttaacaaatattgctgtaaatgtggtaaaaggtgatgttaaaaaattcacaatacttttttaaacattgtttgaagcaaaatgtggcaaaatgttgatgttattttctgcgtgagccactttacaaacggcaacCCATAGCTGACAGCTTCATTTGACATTTAATGTCAGCTTACTGTGCAGCAGAGACTTTTTGTCCTTTAACATTGATGCCATGTTCATGTGACTGGTCGGTCTCAGGAGACACACAGCTGGAGTCAGGTTCAGGTCCAGGTGAGTCTGGTCTCTGATGGATCCtagcacacagagaggaagaccaGCAGggagggaaattcagtttttagtCTTCAGCCTCAGCAGCTGCTGGAGAAACTATCAGCTATCAACAGGAAAAGGATCAACACAGCAACGTTTAAGTAGAACTGAATTTActgaagaaaatgtgtgtgagtgctgaCAGCTGAAGATTATGGTTTAACAAGATGTAGTTATGTGTCACATAAGGGGAACTCAACACTTTATATGTTCTTGTACAGCTGGAATTTGAATTTATGATGTTgctgggattcacaggaccacagatgatttgtcatttgttaaaatctaaactggacatgtgaaggcttCTCCTCTCCACAAgctctttgttcttcaaacaaagacagctatttgacacTCATCTCTACAGGAGGTCatctcacacctcagtgagacacaagtctcaaaacttgattggacaggacttttacagtcatgtgactctgtgatgtcacaggcatctgtagaagGTCTACTCCCTTCAGACAATTTTTCTCTTACCCAGGAGCTGCCAAGCCGCCCACACTTCTTCCGGCTGGGCCTGGACCTGCCCAGATGCCCGACCCCCAAATCACTAAAGGGAGGACAATTGATCACAGGCTCTCTAACCTGAACCAGAAAGTTAGAGgtgcaagcacaaggtttgcaactagctttctagcaacaaggagaaccaagtgagttcgcacccagcgtctaactctgcaaagaCCCTGAGTGATCAGCTTCCTCAGAGTtccacctttggaacaaaggacacaccAAAGACTGCATCTGGAgccacagctctttccagccttcttctgctggctgacagagcagcacaccaccaagttactctttcttccatccattcaaggatcggtaacgtaacaactgggcataggttaccacagctttacaggctaagcaagattgtttaacttgttgcatgtgatttaatgctgtttattgaGTATTTGTTGTGATTGTCTGCAGTCAGGtcattggttagttggcttcgccaaagctaagtgtttagtttgcgaATACTGTTTAAAAACAGCTTCTTGCActcaactaaacaatctctgcactaatccagaccgtttgcaacacaaatcacaatcacatagactcattaacaaatatgctttcaacagagctacacccaaacaggcatctcaaagttcccgcttcttttcctttgtctttgttctgaccacacggtcagacaaacacctcccccgacctgaagccagctttgattggccatcttgtagttctctgttgtcagccattttgttttgtaggccaaacggttctttgatcaccacacccgcctttgtctctctctctctctctctctctctctctcgcatacacacacacagacacagacacagacacacacacacacacacacacacacacacacacatacagtacaggccaaaagtttggacacaccttctcattcaatgcgttttctttattttcatgactatttacattgtagattctcactgaaggcatcaaaactatgaatgaacacatgtggagttatgtacttaacaaaaaaaggtgaaataactgaaaacatgttttatattctagtttcttcaaaatagccaccctttgctctgattactgctttgcacactcttggcattctctccatgagcttcaagaggtagtcacctgaaatggttttccaacagtcttgaaggagttcccagaggtgtttagcacttgttggcccctttgccttcactctgcggtccagctcaccccaaaccatctggattgggttcaggtccggtgactgtggaggccaggtcatctgccgcagcactccatcactctccttcttggtcaaatagcccttacacagcctggaggtgtgtttggggtcattgtcctgttgaaaaataaatgatcgtccaactaaacgcaaaccggatgggatggcatgtcgctgcaggatgctgtggtagccatgctggttcagtgtgccttcaattttgaataaatccccaacagtgtcaccagcaaaacacccccacaccatcacacctcctcctccatgcttcacagtgggaaccaggcatgtggaatccatccgttcaccttttctgcgtctcacaaagacacggcggttggaaccaaagatctcaaatttggactcatcagaccaaagcacagatttccactggtctaatgtccattccttgtgtttcttggcccaaacaaatctcttctgcttgttgcctctccttagcagtggtttcctagcag contains the following coding sequences:
- the LOC117268645 gene encoding NLR family CARD domain-containing protein 3-like isoform X6; protein product: MLLEENIVTFVKNELKKIQKVLSSDYPECSESQREDEEVLDGEEEEQRRSSSREAFVKITLNFLRRMKQEELADCLQSRSLVPVYRCKLKSNLQKKFQCVFEGIAKAGNPTLLNQIYTELYITEGGTAEVNDEHEVRQIETAPRKPHRPETTIRQEDIFKASPGRDEPIRTVMTKGVAGIGKTVLTQKFTLDWAEDKANQDIQLTFPFTFRELNVLKEKKYSLVELVHHFFTETKEAGICRFEEFQVVFIFDGLDECRLPLDFHNNEILTDVTESTSVDVLLTNLIRGKLLPSARLWITTRPAAANQIPPGCVDVVTEVRGFTDPQKEEYFRKRFRDEEQANRIISHIKTSRSLHIMCHIPVFCWITATVLEDVMKTREGGELPKTLTEMYIHFLVVQTKVKNIKYDGGAETDPHWSPESRKMIESLGKLAFDQLQKGNLIFYESDLTECGIDIRAASVYSGVFTQIFKEERGLYQDKVFCFVHLSVQEFLAALHVHLTFIKSGVNLMAEQQTTPRWYNVLRDKQNLKYLHQSAVDKALQSPNGHLDLFLRFLLGLSLQTNQKHLRGLLTQTGSSSQTNQETVHYIKKKINEDLSAERSINLFHCLNELNDRSLVEEIQQSLSSGRLSTDNLSPAQWSALVFILLSSEEDLDVFDLKKYSASEEALLRLLPVVKASNKALLSGCNLSERSCEALSSVLSSQSSSLRHLDLSNNDLKDSGVNLLSDGLKSSHCTLETLSLSGCLITEEGCVSLASALSSNPSHLRELDLSNNDLKDSGVNLLSDGLKSSHCTLETLRLSVCNLSERSCEALSSVLSSQSCSLRHLDLSNNDLKDSGVNLLSDGLKSSHCTLETLSLSGCLITEEGCVSLASALSSNPSHLRELDLSYNHPGDSGVKLLSAGVKDPHWKLDTLRVESGGVRWLRPGLRKYSCELTIDTNTVNRHLKLSDNNRKVTRVKEDQSYPDHPDRFDYWSQLLCRTGLTGRCYWEVEWRGGVYISVSYRGIGRRGNRADCVFGWNDQSWSLSCFNGYRYSVWHNNRETSISSSSSSSSSGRVAVYVDCPAGTLSFFRVSSDTLIHLHTFNTTFTEPLYPGFWLRPGSSVSLCSLSEGESPPVRETFSLLNR